In Myxococcota bacterium, the DNA window CGTGCACTCGGGAAACGGGAAGGGGCCGATGAACACCACGCCACCCGTGTTGCAAGTGCCGTCGACGGGGTTGGTATCCCCACTGTCGCCTGCCGAGTTCACGGTGAGGGTGACGCCGGCCACGGGAGCGCCGAGCGCGAAGACCAGGACGAGGGCGACGCCTGCGATTCGCATGGGGACCTCGCGATAGCGGGTCCACGGGCACCCGCGGTTGGATCCAGATCGGTGACGATCCAGGTGCGTCGAGCATACGCCCGTCGGCGTTACGGGTGTCGCTCCTGCGGGACGCTCAGGTACTCGGCGAGAGCCTCGGTGACCCGCCCGGTTTCTCGCTGCCAGGCGAGGCGCGCGAGCATGCGGGCCAGCGTTCCATCGACGCGCCCTTCCGCGCGGTAGCGGACGCGCGTCCGACTCTCGTCGAGGGCTTCGACTCGCCACTCGCTGCGGAAGTCCTCGAGCCGCACGACCTCGGGGGGCGCCTCGGGGGCGGCTCCGGGGAGGCCAAGGGCCTCGAGCACGAAGAGCCCCGGGGCGTTCCGCCAGCGATAGCGCGCGACGTAGTCACGGTCGCTCGCCGGCCAGGGGAACTCCTGGCGGCCGTAGACGCGGGCCTCCGCCTCGGCGCGGGAGAGCACGCGCCACTCGACGACGGTGGGAAACCAAGCACCGAACCTCTCGAGATCCAGCAGGGCCGCCCGGACTCCTTCGAGTGGCTGCTCCAGCACGGTTTGCGCCTCGGCGTGCAGCCAGTCGGTTTCGCTCTCGCCACCCGCCGGGCGGGCCACGAACGCGACCACCACCGCGAGGGACACGCCCAACCCGACCCAGGAACGGGCCCATCCGGACCCGAAAGAACGCCGCTCGCGAAACCGACGGTCGTCCACCGTCATCCGAGGTCGCGTGATCTCCAAGCTTCGCTCCGCCTATGCCTGGGTTCTGCTCTCGGTCCTGATGCTCGCGCTGTTCCCAGCGGCGCGCTGCTACGCGGCCTGGAACCGCCACCGCGATCCTCGGGGTGACGGGCTGCGACGCTTCTGTGCCCGCTGGATCGCGCTCTACGGTCACTGGACGCCGCTCTATCGCTTCGAGGTCGAAGGCCGCGAGCATCTCCCGTCGCAGGGGCCCTTCGTGTTGGTGGCCAACCACGAGTCCGGGCTGGACGTTCTGTGCCTACAGATGCTCGGGACCACGGCGCGTTTCCTCGCCGAGCACTGGCTCTTCGACATCCCGCTCTCGGGCCCCCTGTTTCGCCGCGCCGGACACATCCCGGTCGAGGTCGGGAACCGCGAGAGCGGTCGTGCCGCGCTCGAAACGGCCGCCGATGCATTGGTGGAGGGAACCCCGGTGGCGGTCTTCCCAGAAGGCCAGCTTCGCCCGGATGGGCTCTCCGATTTCAAGCCGGGTGCCTTCGTGTTGGCGCAGCGTGCCGGCGTTCCCCTGGTCCCGGTGCGGATCGTGGGCGCGGGCGACGCCTGGCGTCCCGGCACCCTGGTCGTTCGGGGGAAGCACGTGATCCGCATCCGGGTGCTCGAGCCCGTCGCGCCGGAAGCCCTGGGCGACGATCCGAAGCCGCTCTCCGATCGGGTGCACGAGCGCCTGCGGCGCGCCGAGTTCGACGCGGAGGCGTGAAGTCGGTCAGGCGGGCGGGTCGACCCAGCGTCCGTGGGAGCGAATCAGCTCGACCAGCCGATCCGTCGCCTCTTCGGTCGGAACGTGGCGCTCGATGCAGTCGTGCCCGACGAAGAGGTTGACCGTTCCGGGGCCGGACCCGACGTAGCCGAAGTCGGCGTCGGCCATTTCTCCGGGGCCGTTCACGATGCAGCCCATGACGGCGATCTTGACGCCCTTCAGGTGGCCGGTGCGCGCCTTGATGCGCGCGGTGGTCTCTTCGAGATCGAAGAGGGTGCGGCCGCACGACGGGCAGGAGATGAACTCGGTGCGCGTTGTGCGGCGCCGAGCTCCCTGAAGGATGCGGTAGGCGAGGTCCGTGGCGCGACCGGGGTCGTCGAAGCCGCGCAGCACGATCGCATCGCCGATCCCGTCGCAGAGGGGCGCGCCGAGCTCGACCGCTGCGTCGAGGAGATCCGATGCAAGATCCGCGTCGGCGCGGCGCTGGTGGCGCAACACGATCGGCACGTCGGCGGCGCCGCGCGCCCGCAGCTGCGCCGCCACCGCGCGCACGCCGTGCACCTTGCGCTCGCAGTCCACCGAGATGGCGATGTCGTCGAGCCCGGCGCGTGCGCTCGCTTCCAGGGCCCGGTCGAGCAGCGGCGGAATCTCGCGCAAGGGGCCCCGCAGCTCCCACTCCACCGGCAGGTTGCGCCCGGCCGCGGCGTTCGCGACGGCGTCGAGTTCGTCGTCCTCGATCAGGCTGCCGGCCGCGACGACCAGCCGCGACGCGAAACCGACGCTCTCCTGGGCGGCGCGCGCCTCGGCGCGGATCGCCAGCGGGAGGTCGCGCCCCACGCGGCCCAGGGCAGCGTGGAGTGACGCCAGTCGCTCGCCGTCGGGAGAGTCGTGGACCTCGACGCAGAGGCCTTCGCAGGCGACGTCGGGCTGGGCCGCCAGAGAGCGGGCGAGCGCTGCAACCGCTTGCTCCGGGTCGGCCGGCACGGCTCCGAGCGAGAGCTCGACGCGCACCGGATTCGAGCCGCCCAGGTGCCCGAGCGAACGCGTGCTGCGTTGGCGGTGGCGGTAGGGGTCGTCGACGAAGGGCGCGCCGGGATCGGCCGGCGGTGCCTCGGGTCGCGCCCAGGCGGCTTCGGCGCGGCGCGCGAGCGCCCGTGCGACCGGGATCTCCTTCAGCGGGTCTTCGGTGAGCGACACGCGGATGGTGTCGCCCAGTCCGTCTTCGAGCAGCGCGCCGATGCCGATCGCGCTCTTGATGCGACCGTCTTCGGCGTCGCCGGCCTCGGTGACGCCGACGTGGAAGGGGTAGCCAGCTGCGTTCGGAGCGCGCTCGGCGAGTCGAGCCGCGAGGAGCCTGTAGGCCTGGATCGCGACCTGGGCGTTGCTCGCCTTCATGCTGAAGATCACGTCGTGGTAGGACTCGTCTTCGCAGACGTCGAGGAACTCGAGGGCGCTCTCCACCATGCCCGCGGGCGTGTCGCCGAAGCGGTTCAGGATGCGATCCGCCAGCGAGCCGTGGTTCGTGCCGATGCGCATCGCGCGCCCGAGTTCCTTCATGCGCCGCACGAGCGGGCGGAAACGCTCGGCGGCGCGTTCGACTTCCTCGGCGTACTGGGCGTCGGTGTAGTCGCGGACTTCGAACTTCTTCTTGTCGGCGTAGTTGCCCGGGTTCACCCGGACCTTCTCGACGTGCTCGGCGGCGATCATCGCGGCGCCGGGCGTGTAGTGGATGTCGGCCACGAGAGGGACGTGTACGCCGCGCCGACGCAGCTCAGCGGCAATCTCGGCGAGGTTCTCGGCTTCCTTCTTCGAGGGCGCGGTGATCCGCACGATCTCGCAGCCGACTCCCGCGAGGCGCTCGGCCTGGTCGACGGTGCCCTGGGTGTCGAGGCTGTCCGTCGTCGTCATGGACTGCACGCGGATCGGTTCGTCGCCTCCGATCCCGATGTCGCCGACGCGGACGACGCGGGTGGCCCGTCGGCGCGGGGCGTAGACGTTCTCGACGTAGGGCCGGCTCACCCCGCGCTCGCCGAGATCAGCGCGTCGAGCTTCGCCAGGGCGGCGTCGACCTGATCGGGTTGGTTGCCGCCGGCCTGGGCGAAATCCGGGCGGCCTCCGCCCTTGCCCCCGACGACTCCCGCAATCTCGCGCACCAGGTCGCCCGCCTTGAAACGGTCGACGAGGTCCGAGGTCACGCCGAGCGCGAGACTCACCTTGTCGCCGTCGACGGCCACCAGCAACACGACGCCGCTGCCGATCTTGCCGCGCAGGTCGTCGATCATGCCGCGGAGCTCCTTGCCGGACGCTCCCTCGACACGCTCGCGGAGCACCTTCACCCCGCCGATCTCCTGGATCTGGGACGACAGGTCGGCCGACGCGGCACCGCGCTGGGCCGCTCGGAGCTTCTCGATCTCCTGCTCGGCCGCGCGCCGCTCTTCGAGCAGCTTCTCGACCCGGGCCGGCAGCTCACCCGCCGGGGTCTTCAAGAGCTCGGAGAGCTGGCCCAGGGTGCGTTCCTGGGATCGCAGGTGGGCGAGGGCGCCCTGTCCGGTGAGGGCTTCGATGCGGCGCACGCCGGCGGCGATCCCCGACTCGGCCACGATCTTCAAGAGGCCGATGTCGCCGGTGGCGCGCGCGTGGGTGCCGCCGCAGAGCTCGGTCGAGAAGTCGCCGAAGCGGATCACACGCACCTCGTCGCCATACTTCTCTTCGAAGATCGCGATGGCGCCGGCCTCGATCGCATCGGGGTAGGACATCTCCCGCACCTCGGCGGGTGCGTTCGTCTCGATCCACTCGTTCGCGAGATCCTCGATGCGCGCCAGCTCGGCTTCGCTCACGGGCGCATCGTGGGTGAAGTCGAAGCGCAGCCGGTCGGGCGAGACGAGCGATCCCTTCTGCATCGCCTCGGGCCCGATCACCGCGCGCAGCGCGGCGTGAAGCAGGTGGGTGCCCGAGTGGTTGCGCACGGTGGCGGCGCGCGCCTCGGCATCGACCTGCAGGTCCGCCGTTTCGTCGACCCGGATGCTCCCACGCGTCACGCGGCCCCGGTGCACCACGAGCTCGCCGGAGGGCCGCTGGGTATCCGATATCTCGACGACGCCGTCGTCGGTTTGCAGCAAGCCGCGATCGCCGACCTGGCCACCGCTCTCGGCATAGAAGGGCGTTTCCTCGACGA includes these proteins:
- a CDS encoding lysophospholipid acyltransferase family protein, producing MISKLRSAYAWVLLSVLMLALFPAARCYAAWNRHRDPRGDGLRRFCARWIALYGHWTPLYRFEVEGREHLPSQGPFVLVANHESGLDVLCLQMLGTTARFLAEHWLFDIPLSGPLFRRAGHIPVEVGNRESGRAALETAADALVEGTPVAVFPEGQLRPDGLSDFKPGAFVLAQRAGVPLVPVRIVGAGDAWRPGTLVVRGKHVIRIRVLEPVAPEALGDDPKPLSDRVHERLRRAEFDAEA
- a CDS encoding SRPBCC family protein; this translates as MTVDDRRFRERRSFGSGWARSWVGLGVSLAVVVAFVARPAGGESETDWLHAEAQTVLEQPLEGVRAALLDLERFGAWFPTVVEWRVLSRAEAEARVYGRQEFPWPASDRDYVARYRWRNAPGLFVLEALGLPGAAPEAPPEVVRLEDFRSEWRVEALDESRTRVRYRAEGRVDGTLARMLARLAWQRETGRVTEALAEYLSVPQERHP
- the ispG gene encoding (E)-4-hydroxy-3-methylbut-2-enyl-diphosphate synthase yields the protein MSRPYVENVYAPRRRATRVVRVGDIGIGGDEPIRVQSMTTTDSLDTQGTVDQAERLAGVGCEIVRITAPSKKEAENLAEIAAELRRRGVHVPLVADIHYTPGAAMIAAEHVEKVRVNPGNYADKKKFEVRDYTDAQYAEEVERAAERFRPLVRRMKELGRAMRIGTNHGSLADRILNRFGDTPAGMVESALEFLDVCEDESYHDVIFSMKASNAQVAIQAYRLLAARLAERAPNAAGYPFHVGVTEAGDAEDGRIKSAIGIGALLEDGLGDTIRVSLTEDPLKEIPVARALARRAEAAWARPEAPPADPGAPFVDDPYRHRQRSTRSLGHLGGSNPVRVELSLGAVPADPEQAVAALARSLAAQPDVACEGLCVEVHDSPDGERLASLHAALGRVGRDLPLAIRAEARAAQESVGFASRLVVAAGSLIEDDELDAVANAAAGRNLPVEWELRGPLREIPPLLDRALEASARAGLDDIAISVDCERKVHGVRAVAAQLRARGAADVPIVLRHQRRADADLASDLLDAAVELGAPLCDGIGDAIVLRGFDDPGRATDLAYRILQGARRRTTRTEFISCPSCGRTLFDLEETTARIKARTGHLKGVKIAVMGCIVNGPGEMADADFGYVGSGPGTVNLFVGHDCIERHVPTEEATDRLVELIRSHGRWVDPPA